One stretch of Brevibacillus laterosporus DNA includes these proteins:
- a CDS encoding stage IV sporulation protein FB: MSDFWPGGIRVRIHLLFWLVIGLAVMAGYFVETIALFIIVLIHELGHIAAARELGWEVKEIQLLPFGGVAIMEEAPTADAIDEIVVALAGPFMNIVMIFFSLLFWWLGIWSESWATFFMKSNMMIALFNLLPMWPLDGGRIVQAILTSCIPYRKAAILSFGSSCGFAILLMVIGIWFFHANLTAVAIYLAFSNGQAYKRFPYQFVRFLHKRYQGAPRLDRMEPVRVSSSLSVWEATHRLQKGKYHLFYITGKQGGVLTEENLLYACLVERRQREWISSLL, encoded by the coding sequence TTGAGTGACTTTTGGCCAGGCGGTATTCGTGTCCGCATTCACCTTTTATTTTGGTTGGTCATTGGTCTAGCTGTAATGGCTGGCTATTTTGTAGAAACGATTGCATTGTTCATTATTGTTCTTATTCATGAGCTTGGTCATATAGCGGCTGCCCGTGAACTGGGCTGGGAAGTAAAAGAGATTCAACTGTTGCCTTTTGGTGGTGTTGCAATCATGGAAGAAGCTCCGACAGCAGATGCTATCGATGAGATTGTCGTAGCCCTAGCAGGCCCTTTTATGAATATCGTTATGATTTTTTTTTCTCTTTTATTTTGGTGGTTGGGAATATGGTCGGAATCTTGGGCCACCTTTTTTATGAAAAGTAATATGATGATTGCTTTATTTAATTTATTACCGATGTGGCCACTAGATGGTGGGCGCATTGTGCAAGCGATCCTAACATCCTGTATTCCTTATCGGAAAGCGGCGATTTTATCATTTGGTAGCAGTTGTGGATTTGCAATTTTACTAATGGTAATAGGAATTTGGTTTTTTCATGCTAATCTAACTGCTGTTGCGATCTATTTGGCTTTTAGCAATGGGCAGGCATATAAACGATTTCCTTATCAGTTTGTTCGCTTTTTACATAAAAGATATCAGGGAGCACCTAGACTAGATCGCATGGAGCCAGTTCGTGTTTCATCGTCTTTATCAGTTTGGGAAGCTACTCATAGACTACAAAAAGGTAAATATCATTTGTTTTATATTACAGGTAAACAGGGTGGTGTACTGACTGAAGAGAATTTGCTCTATGCTTGTTTAGTGGAGCGGCGTCAGCGGGAATGGATTAGTAGCTTGTTATAG
- a CDS encoding Rne/Rng family ribonuclease, with the protein MNKKQQRALQQIIVSRDIEETRIAVMEAGRLAELTMEQARQMVAVGNIYRGRVKKVLPAMQAAFIDIGEEQEAFLYIDEALPPGWKVQNRGAAKPNIRTLVQVGEEKIVQISKEAMGSKSPRLTSEISLPGRMLVYLPSAGLVSLSRKIVDGVKRERLRTWATDSLVEGEGIIIRTMAEDASLEHLQTELDFLRAKWREAVQEAGKKKTPSLLLSADHAVTRLLLDRSEDQLSEVVVDDAVLYHELRAQAKAIHPAMFNKIQFYQGKTSVLDSYGVDKEIEKALYRQVWLKNGGFLVIDQTEAMTVIDVNTGKFTGKSGQQLEDTVTATNVEAAQEIARQLRLRDIGGIIIIDFIDMKQARNQQLVQEALQRELEKDATNSYVMGFTQLGLLEMTRKKVRNNLSSVLTKACITCSGKGRILTEQEVAGRFIREAKALIRTQEAEAIVAAFHPHVYQYVQAEGRRERFMEEWGVMVQFISRETMHPSEYQILHVGKEVDSKRFS; encoded by the coding sequence TTGAACAAAAAACAACAACGTGCTCTCCAACAAATTATCGTGAGCCGTGATATAGAGGAAACGCGTATTGCTGTCATGGAAGCAGGACGACTTGCTGAGTTGACAATGGAACAAGCTAGACAAATGGTAGCAGTCGGCAATATTTACAGAGGAAGGGTTAAAAAAGTCTTACCAGCCATGCAAGCTGCCTTTATAGATATCGGAGAAGAGCAGGAAGCGTTTTTATATATTGACGAGGCTTTGCCCCCTGGCTGGAAAGTACAGAACCGTGGGGCAGCCAAACCTAATATCCGGACATTGGTGCAAGTAGGCGAGGAAAAAATTGTTCAAATTAGCAAGGAAGCGATGGGGAGCAAATCTCCAAGACTTACTTCTGAAATCAGCTTGCCAGGACGCATGCTGGTTTATTTGCCGTCAGCAGGGCTTGTATCCTTGTCACGTAAAATTGTAGATGGAGTAAAACGTGAGAGACTGCGAACGTGGGCAACCGATAGCTTGGTTGAGGGAGAAGGTATCATTATAAGAACGATGGCCGAGGATGCTTCCCTGGAGCATTTGCAAACCGAACTTGATTTCCTACGAGCAAAATGGAGGGAGGCTGTGCAGGAAGCAGGAAAGAAAAAAACACCGTCCCTCCTTTTATCAGCGGATCATGCAGTTACGCGCCTATTGTTAGATCGTTCTGAAGATCAGCTGTCGGAAGTAGTGGTGGATGATGCAGTGTTGTATCATGAGCTTAGAGCACAGGCTAAGGCTATTCATCCAGCCATGTTTAATAAAATTCAATTTTATCAAGGGAAAACCTCTGTGTTAGACTCCTATGGGGTCGACAAAGAAATTGAAAAAGCCCTATATAGGCAGGTATGGCTGAAAAACGGTGGTTTCTTGGTAATTGATCAGACGGAAGCTATGACCGTTATTGATGTTAATACAGGAAAATTTACGGGCAAGAGTGGTCAGCAATTGGAAGATACTGTGACGGCAACAAATGTGGAAGCAGCCCAAGAGATTGCTAGACAGCTACGACTTCGGGATATCGGCGGTATCATCATCATCGATTTCATAGACATGAAGCAGGCTAGAAATCAACAGCTTGTACAAGAAGCCTTGCAGAGGGAACTGGAAAAAGATGCTACCAATAGTTATGTGATGGGTTTTACACAATTAGGCTTACTGGAAATGACACGGAAAAAGGTGAGAAACAATCTATCCTCCGTTCTGACTAAAGCATGCATTACTTGTAGTGGTAAGGGAAGGATTTTAACGGAGCAGGAAGTAGCAGGACGTTTTATCAGAGAGGCTAAAGCATTGATCCGAACACAGGAAGCCGAGGCTATCGTAGCTGCATTTCATCCTCATGTTTATCAGTATGTACAAGCAGAGGGCAGACGTGAGAGGTTTATGGAGGAATGGGGTGTAATGGTTCAATTTATTTCACGTGAAACCATGCATCCAAGCGAGTATCAGATTTTACATGTTGGCAAAGAGGTTGATTCCAAACGTTTTTCTTGA
- the rplU gene encoding 50S ribosomal protein L21: MYAIIVTGGKQYKVEEGATLYIEKLTASTEGETVTFDQVLFVSKDGKVTAGTPTVAGATVTAKVEKHGKGEKVIVYKYKAKKNYRRKQGHRQPFTKVVIEKINA; this comes from the coding sequence ATGTACGCAATTATCGTAACAGGTGGTAAACAATACAAAGTTGAAGAGGGTGCTACCCTTTACATCGAAAAACTAACTGCTTCTACTGAAGGTGAAACAGTTACTTTTGATCAAGTATTGTTCGTAAGCAAAGATGGTAAAGTAACTGCGGGTACTCCAACTGTAGCTGGTGCAACTGTAACAGCGAAAGTTGAAAAGCACGGTAAAGGTGAAAAAGTTATCGTGTACAAGTACAAAGCAAAGAAAAACTATCGTCGTAAGCAAGGTCACCGTCAACCGTTCACTAAAGTTGTTATCGAAAAGATCAACGCGTAA
- a CDS encoding ribosomal-processing cysteine protease Prp has protein sequence MVKVEVIRSQAGIAEIAMTGHANAGKYGEDIVCSAVSAIILGNLNAVHLLLGLKPDVEMNTEEGGFLKWQLSSLDDLALEEKQQLLAESTVVALLGISQNYGTYISVQDPKWQGGAHS, from the coding sequence ATGGTTAAGGTCGAAGTAATTCGATCTCAGGCGGGCATTGCAGAGATTGCTATGACAGGGCATGCCAATGCTGGTAAATACGGGGAGGACATTGTTTGTTCTGCTGTATCGGCCATTATTTTAGGCAACCTGAATGCGGTACATCTTTTGCTCGGTTTGAAACCGGATGTGGAAATGAACACAGAAGAAGGCGGATTTTTAAAGTGGCAGCTTTCATCTTTGGATGATCTGGCTCTTGAAGAGAAGCAACAACTACTGGCGGAAAGCACTGTGGTTGCTCTACTGGGTATTTCCCAAAACTACGGAACATATATTTCTGTACAAGATCCAAAATGGCAAGGGGGTGCTCACTCATGA
- a CDS encoding 50S ribosomal protein L27 gives MLFTMDLQFFASKKGVGSTKNGRDSIAKRLGTKRGDGQFVKAGNILVRQRGTKIYPGANVGIGGDDTLFAKADGIVRFKRLGRDRKQVVIEPVVAEA, from the coding sequence ATGCTATTCACTATGGACCTGCAATTCTTCGCATCCAAAAAAGGGGTAGGTTCTACAAAGAACGGTCGTGACTCCATCGCTAAGCGCCTTGGTACAAAGCGTGGCGACGGCCAATTCGTAAAAGCTGGTAACATTCTTGTTCGCCAACGCGGAACAAAAATTTATCCAGGTGCTAACGTAGGCATCGGCGGCGACGATACTTTGTTCGCGAAAGCTGACGGAATCGTTCGTTTCAAACGTCTGGGCCGCGATCGCAAGCAAGTTGTGATCGAACCAGTTGTTGCTGAAGCGTAA
- a CDS encoding sporulation protein: protein MKDEQRFITDHADTLLRILNQERHDWLNHFQVLHAYLKLGRYQDGESYLHKVAEEAHRESMIARINCSRLSAFFLTFNTLNKDIIVEVEIKTQVDVTKLEMQSDSFFYLISTCIGLLQHHLLTEQVEHPHLAVTLFHSDNEVFASFDLEGQVSALVAGEVEKLIHDHKGMAKLVSEQIHTDTGWIAEMSFPCKM from the coding sequence ATGAAGGACGAACAAAGGTTTATTACGGATCATGCGGACACGTTATTGCGGATTTTAAATCAGGAACGTCATGATTGGCTCAATCATTTCCAGGTTCTCCATGCTTATTTGAAGTTGGGGCGCTACCAAGATGGGGAGTCTTACCTGCATAAAGTGGCGGAGGAAGCCCACCGTGAAAGTATGATTGCCCGCATAAACTGTTCGCGTTTGTCTGCTTTCTTTTTGACGTTTAATACGTTAAATAAAGACATAATAGTAGAGGTAGAGATTAAAACACAGGTGGATGTGACCAAGCTAGAGATGCAAAGCGATAGCTTTTTTTATTTGATTTCAACTTGCATCGGGCTATTACAGCATCACTTGCTTACGGAACAAGTGGAACATCCTCACTTAGCGGTGACGTTGTTTCACTCAGATAATGAAGTATTTGCCAGCTTTGACTTGGAAGGTCAGGTCTCTGCATTAGTTGCAGGGGAAGTGGAAAAGCTTATTCATGATCATAAGGGTATGGCCAAGCTCGTAAGTGAACAAATACATACCGACACAGGCTGGATTGCTGAAATGAGCTTTCCTTGCAAAATGTAG
- the obgE gene encoding GTPase ObgE: MFVDQVKIYVKGGDGGNGAVSFRREKYVALGGPAGGDGGKGANVIFVVDEGLRTLIDFRYQRHFKAKRGEHGRTKGMHGAGSDDMIVRVPPGTTVYDDDTQEVIADLIEHGQRAIIAKGGRGGRGNIRFATSSNPAPEIAENGEPGQERYIRMELKLIADVGLVGYPSVGKSTLLSSVTAAKPKIAAYHFTTIAPNLGVVDLGEKSFVMADLPGLIEGAHEGIGLGHQFLRHVERTRLIVHVIDMASTEGRDPYEDYLQINEELKHYNARMEDRPQIIVANKMDLPDAEVHLQAFREKCPDVKIYPISGVTRQGVQDLMYAIGDLLETIPDRFEVEEVAEVEERVVFKAEPEEIPFVITRDNDIFVVSGDKLEKLTKMTNLNSYDSIQRFSRLMRTMGIDQALRERGAKDGDTVQIGKFEFEFQE, encoded by the coding sequence GTGTTTGTTGATCAGGTAAAAATTTATGTAAAAGGCGGAGACGGTGGTAATGGAGCCGTTTCATTCCGTCGTGAAAAGTATGTAGCACTTGGAGGACCTGCGGGTGGAGACGGCGGTAAGGGAGCAAACGTAATTTTCGTCGTGGATGAAGGTTTACGTACGCTGATTGATTTCCGCTATCAACGTCATTTTAAAGCAAAACGTGGTGAGCATGGTAGAACAAAAGGGATGCACGGAGCTGGATCAGATGATATGATCGTTCGTGTTCCTCCAGGTACTACCGTGTACGATGATGATACACAAGAGGTGATTGCTGACCTTATTGAACATGGTCAACGTGCAATCATTGCCAAAGGTGGCCGCGGCGGACGAGGTAACATTCGTTTTGCCACGTCTTCTAATCCAGCTCCAGAGATTGCGGAGAACGGTGAACCAGGACAAGAACGCTATATTCGTATGGAATTAAAGCTGATTGCTGATGTTGGCTTAGTTGGTTATCCGAGTGTAGGAAAATCGACGCTACTATCTTCAGTAACAGCAGCGAAACCTAAGATTGCTGCTTACCATTTCACAACAATCGCTCCAAATCTAGGTGTAGTAGACTTAGGTGAAAAAAGCTTTGTTATGGCTGATTTACCAGGACTTATTGAAGGAGCTCATGAAGGAATTGGGCTTGGTCATCAGTTTTTACGCCATGTTGAGCGTACAAGACTGATTGTACATGTGATCGATATGGCATCGACTGAGGGTCGTGATCCATACGAAGATTATCTTCAAATTAACGAAGAACTTAAACATTACAATGCCCGTATGGAAGACAGACCACAAATTATCGTGGCTAATAAAATGGATTTGCCAGATGCAGAGGTTCATTTGCAGGCTTTCCGTGAAAAATGTCCAGATGTGAAAATATATCCGATTTCTGGTGTGACTCGTCAAGGTGTACAAGATCTCATGTATGCGATTGGCGATCTACTTGAAACGATTCCAGATCGCTTTGAAGTAGAAGAAGTAGCAGAAGTAGAAGAGAGAGTTGTGTTCAAAGCAGAACCAGAAGAAATTCCTTTTGTCATAACAAGAGACAATGACATATTTGTGGTGAGCGGTGACAAGCTTGAGAAACTGACGAAGATGACTAACTTGAACAGTTATGACTCTATCCAGCGTTTTTCACGTTTGATGCGCACAATGGGAATTGATCAGGCTTTGCGTGAGCGTGGTGCGAAAGACGGAGATACTGTTCAGATTGGTAAATTCGAATTTGAGTTCCAAGAGTAA
- a CDS encoding PilZ domain-containing protein: MGENRQLARGTIVHVSHENQFVALKDAMIEYQKGDYLLFSYISEQANPSFLGSILHVRLNEGQEYQAYEVFTEKVAWPVVILGLLPVRLEPVDGELKQQPTASVVSPQDTTRQAILAKLKGSKHEESALTNDQPVDGENQAQQLVKPDFIINVPYKRMGAKPNEELGEGVLLSFSERELHVGTDGYLAKGDFVNLSFVIPRTKTEVVAMTKVIQKQFDNNITIVTLSITDVDPTQHAELIAYHKTMLA; this comes from the coding sequence ATGGGGGAAAACAGACAGCTTGCACGAGGTACCATTGTACACGTATCGCATGAAAATCAATTCGTTGCTTTAAAGGATGCCATGATAGAGTACCAGAAGGGGGATTATTTGCTATTCTCTTATATTTCAGAGCAGGCAAATCCTTCTTTTCTGGGTAGTATCCTTCATGTGCGTTTGAATGAAGGTCAGGAATATCAAGCCTACGAGGTTTTCACAGAAAAGGTTGCATGGCCAGTTGTTATTTTGGGGCTACTGCCAGTACGCTTAGAACCGGTAGATGGAGAATTGAAGCAACAGCCTACTGCTTCTGTTGTAAGTCCGCAGGATACTACTCGACAAGCTATCCTAGCGAAATTAAAGGGAAGCAAGCATGAAGAATCCGCTCTCACGAATGACCAGCCTGTTGATGGAGAAAATCAGGCGCAACAATTGGTTAAACCTGACTTTATTATTAATGTTCCTTACAAGCGAATGGGAGCTAAGCCAAATGAAGAGTTGGGAGAGGGAGTACTCCTTAGCTTTTCAGAAAGGGAGCTACATGTAGGAACGGATGGTTATTTGGCTAAGGGAGATTTTGTGAATCTCTCATTTGTAATTCCACGTACGAAAACGGAAGTAGTAGCCATGACCAAAGTAATTCAAAAGCAGTTTGATAATAATATTACCATTGTTACGCTCTCCATCACAGATGTCGATCCTACTCAGCATGCTGAGTTAATCGCCTATCACAAGACTATGTTAGCTTAA